From the genome of Novipirellula aureliae, one region includes:
- the accC gene encoding acetyl-CoA carboxylase biotin carboxylase subunit — protein MIKKILIANRGEIALRIIRACREMGIASVAVYSQADAESMHVKLADEAYCVGKPRSNESYLKIDQIIAAAEVAGVDAIHPGYGFLAENAHFNEVCRSSGFEFIGPSPQAMEKLGDKNTARKMAIANDVPVVPGSAGLIDDDADAIKTAAEIGYPVLIKATAGGGGKGMRVAENEAALLTALTQARTEAEAAFGNGGCYLERYIGSPRHIEVQVIADTHGNVCHLFERDCSVQRRHQKLIEEAPSPSLPADRREAICEAAVRMIRGADYSNAATVEFIVDADNNFYFIEVNARIQVEHPVSEMITGIDLIKEQIRVAAGEKLSFTQSEVHCAGVSIECRINAENPEKNFQPNPGKIEKIFAPGGLGVRFDSHVYAGYTVPAYYDSMVGKLIVHRPTREEAIATMRRALKELQVEGISTTVSFHDQVLQHREFVEGRHDTKFVEREFMP, from the coding sequence GTGATCAAAAAAATCTTGATCGCCAATCGTGGCGAAATCGCTCTTCGAATCATCCGTGCGTGCCGGGAAATGGGCATCGCATCGGTCGCTGTCTACAGCCAAGCGGACGCCGAATCGATGCACGTCAAATTGGCGGACGAAGCCTACTGTGTCGGTAAACCGCGAAGTAATGAAAGCTACTTAAAGATCGACCAAATCATCGCCGCTGCGGAAGTCGCTGGGGTTGACGCGATCCATCCCGGCTATGGATTCTTGGCCGAGAACGCTCATTTTAACGAGGTGTGTCGGTCGAGCGGTTTCGAATTTATCGGCCCTAGCCCTCAAGCGATGGAGAAATTAGGCGATAAAAATACGGCTCGGAAAATGGCGATCGCAAACGACGTGCCCGTCGTTCCCGGCAGTGCCGGATTGATCGACGACGATGCGGACGCGATCAAAACGGCCGCCGAAATCGGCTATCCGGTCCTGATTAAAGCGACGGCGGGCGGTGGCGGCAAAGGGATGCGAGTGGCCGAAAATGAAGCGGCTCTGCTCACCGCATTGACGCAGGCCCGCACCGAAGCTGAAGCGGCTTTCGGCAATGGCGGTTGTTACCTCGAACGTTACATCGGCTCACCAAGACACATCGAAGTCCAAGTCATCGCTGACACGCATGGCAACGTTTGCCATTTGTTCGAGCGAGATTGTAGCGTCCAACGCCGGCACCAAAAACTGATCGAAGAAGCTCCCAGCCCGAGTTTGCCCGCAGACCGCCGTGAAGCGATTTGCGAGGCAGCCGTGCGAATGATCCGGGGGGCCGACTACAGCAACGCGGCGACGGTCGAGTTCATTGTCGATGCGGACAACAACTTCTATTTCATCGAGGTTAACGCCCGCATCCAAGTCGAGCATCCCGTTAGCGAGATGATCACCGGCATCGACTTAATCAAAGAACAAATCCGCGTCGCTGCGGGAGAAAAACTGTCTTTCACCCAGAGCGAAGTGCACTGCGCGGGCGTGTCCATTGAATGCCGAATCAACGCAGAGAATCCGGAAAAAAACTTCCAGCCAAACCCTGGGAAAATCGAAAAAATCTTTGCTCCAGGTGGTCTTGGTGTCCGTTTTGATTCGCACGTTTACGCGGGTTACACCGTTCCAGCCTATTACGATTCGATGGTTGGTAAATTGATCGTTCACCGCCCCACCCGTGAGGAAGCGATCGCAACGATGCGGCGGGCGCTAAAAGAATTGCAAGTCGAAGGCATTTCGACGACCGTCTCGTTTCACGACCAGGTGCTCCAGCATCGTGAGTTTGTCGAAGGCCGCCACGACACGAAGTTCGTAGAACGCGAATTCATGCCCTAG
- the mce gene encoding methylmalonyl-CoA epimerase has translation MTPVKSLNHVGIAVRSLEDQRSFYEGTLGAEYEGTEEVPSQKVRVAFYLINDVRLELLEPTDPESPIAKFIEKRGEGLHHLAFTVDDIEARIAEYKEGGVRMIDDTPRPGAHDARIAFVHPKSSCGVLTELCQVGAH, from the coding sequence ATGACTCCCGTCAAATCACTTAACCATGTCGGAATCGCCGTCCGTTCGCTCGAAGACCAACGTTCGTTCTATGAGGGCACGCTCGGTGCGGAGTATGAGGGAACCGAAGAGGTGCCGAGCCAAAAGGTTCGCGTCGCATTTTACTTGATCAACGATGTTCGACTCGAACTTCTCGAGCCCACCGATCCGGAAAGTCCGATTGCCAAGTTTATCGAAAAGCGAGGCGAGGGTTTGCACCATTTGGCCTTTACGGTCGACGATATTGAAGCTCGAATCGCCGAGTACAAAGAAGGGGGCGTTCGCATGATCGACGATACCCCTCGGCCTGGAGCTCACGATGCCCGCATCGCATTCGTGCATCCGAAGAGTAGCTGTGGCGTGTTGACGGAACTTTGCCAAGTCGGCGCCCACTAA